A part of Sebastes fasciatus isolate fSebFas1 chromosome 10, fSebFas1.pri, whole genome shotgun sequence genomic DNA contains:
- the ints5 gene encoding integrator complex subunit 5 yields the protein MLKDQTMSVVLDGSPLKAMQSSHTHTAQTNALSAQELSQEIKSFISGVDTVQGRKLSVREHARCAVRLLRSVPACRGAVLEHLRGVYNEHVSAFLHNLETENDASSGVSSNLEDIIQEVHGVLSEFIRLNPRAWAPLVSTWAVDLLGQLSSKHAGRRVAPHSSSLNELLQLWMSCAATRSLMEAYSQCLAAMLAWCPDACVDALLDTSVQHSPHFDWVVAHIGSAFPGTIISRVLACGLKDFCSHGAKDQGLMVMGQDKGSRVPKIGSVVGILGHLAVHHSDSIRKELLRMFQESLSPSSPMSPTPSSTSWESSPQLRRAAVPFLLQLAAMSPNLFGAVSAELVELLRPPVLLQLQALLQGIPREELDNMLGLAVHLISQSPSGGSRVLRFLADTATPASVIISGPTPSPHEGVREGCDRLLQMLLLHLHKLVFNLSDGAEVNPHRPASSQPQRVIPFLEELQSHVGELCAETLRLERKRHLWLHQLLCLLSVYGGPSVATEAFCQLLTQAHNPEELALAWQLHTTLSSCMVGLIPAAVTRCVAQIHTHTLGPRQLRQLLLNLAAAIQSQDEERRGAAGVQSSMAIQVGSAVSGHLHDFGPLLLHGDSPVSHATVRLLSCSPLPRASSPAHLLVLSRAAVTHFFLALRRRGEGGKVGRDGGQAAEAVNCSVLLLSRLAAYSPLTLKAVLQQLVEGALHRGNAGLFGGQIADMSGAPLPSPALSPDIGASLLDINCRFGTTVNFSGSVWSVFHAGVIGKGLKVRTEIQLPDPSGVMQNVQTLLTVVVQCCSSSGLNGSINGSRPPSDPDEPLPINAEAAKVIAVTMVENVCPDVANGELSWPPEEHARTTVERDIYIRRCFEAHPVLFPLLQVVAAGRPALCYCSAVLRGLLATLLAHWESSREALSTDSPWHLQASCTLVSCMGEGQLLPPVLANVHEAFPHLTPFEVRLLLLAVWEYVRGNGPMPQKFVFSSEKGLFCRDFSRDGDVARYVAPIHSVLHKNIDRLGHLCWRFQL from the exons ATGTTAAAAGACCAAACGATGTCTGTGGTGTTGGACGGGAGTCCGCTGAAAGCGATGCAgagctcacacactcacacagcgcaGACCAATGCTCTGAG CGCCCAGGAACTCTCCCAGGAGATCAAGTCCTTCATCAGTGGCGTTGACACGGTTCAGGGCCGGAAGCTCAGTGTCCGGGAACACGCCCGCTGTGCTGTGCGCCTGCTGCGCTCGGTCCCGGCCTGTCGAGGGGCGGTGCTGGAGCACCTGAGGGGCGTGTACAATGAGCACGTCTCCGCCTTCCTGCACAACCTGGAGACGGAGAACGATGCCAGCTCCGGGGTCAGCTCCAACCTGGAGGACATCATACAG GAGGTTCACGGCGTGCTGTCAGAGTTCATCCGTCTCAACCCCCGGGCCTGGGCCCCTCTAGTGTCCACCTGGGCTGTGGACTTGTTGGGTCAGCTGAGCAGCAAGCACGCCGGCCGCCGGGTGGCCCCCCACTCCTCCAGCCTCAACGAGCTGCTCCAGCTCTGGATGTCCTGTGCTGCCACCCGCTCTCTCATGGAGGCCTACTCCCAGTGTTTGGCCGCCATGCTGGCGTGGTGCCCCGACGCGTGCGTGGATGCGCTGTTGGACACCTCGGTTCAGCACTCTCCGCATTTTGACTGGGTGGTGGCTCACATCGGCTCCGCCTTCCCGGGTACCATCATCAGCCGAGTGTTGGCATGTGGACTCAAAGACTTCTGCTCTCATGGCGCTAAGGACCAGGGGCTGATGGTGATGGGGCAGGATAAAGGCAGCAGAGTGCCAAAGATTGGCTCAGTGGTGGGAATCCTCGGACATCTCGCAGTGCACCACTCAGACAGCATCAGGAAGGAGCTGCTCAGGATGTTTCAGGAAAGCCTGAGTCCGTCAAGCCCCATGTCTCCCACTCCATCCTCAACATCTTGGGAGAGTTCCCCTCAACTCCGTCGTGCTGCAGTAccgtttctgctgcagctggctGCAATGTCCCCCAACCTCTTTGGTGCGGTGTCTGCAGAGCTGGTGGAGCTGCTACGCCCTCCTGTCCTGCTCCAGCTGCAGGCCTTGCTGCAGGGCATCCCCAGAGAGGAACTGGATAACATGCTGGGCCTGGCTGTCCACCTTATCAGCCAGAGCCCCTCAGGAGGGTCCCGGGTCCTCCGTTTTCTGGCAGACACGGCGACCCCGGCCTCGGTCATCATCTCCGGCCCTACACCCTCCCCTCACGAAGGTGTCAGAGAAGGCTGCGATCGCCTCCTCCAGATGCTGCTTCTGCATCTCCACAAACTGGTCTTCAACCTCTCGGATGGAGCTGAAGTCAACCCCCATCGCCCCGCTTCCTCTCAGCCCCAGAGGGTCATCCCCttcctggaggagctgcagtctCACGTAGGAGAGCTCTGTGCCGAGACGCTGCGACTGGAAAGGAAGCGTCACCTCTGGCTGCACCAGTTGCTGTGTCTGCTGTCGGTGTATGGAGGTCCCAGCGTGGCCACTGAGGCCTTCTGCCAGCTACTCACCCAGGCCCACAACCCAGAGGAGCTGGCTCTGGCCTGGCAGCTCCACACCACACTCTCCTCTTGCATGGTGGGACTCATTCCCGCCGCTGTGACTCGCTGTGTGGCccagatccacacacacactctaggGCCTCGGCAGCTGAGGCAGCTGCTGCTTAACCTTGCCGCAGCCATCCAGAGTCAggatgaggagagaagaggagcagcCGGCGTTCAGTCCTCCATGGCCATCCAGGTGGGCTCTGCAGTCTCAGGACACCTCCATGATTTTGGCCCGCTCCTTCTCCACGGTGACTCCCCTGTATCTCACGCTACAGTGCGCCTCCTGTCCTGTAGCCCACTCCCTCGCGCCTCCTCCCCAGCACACCTGCTCGTGCTCTCCCGTGCAGCCGTCACTCATTTCTTCCTGGCGCtgcggaggagaggagaaggagggaaggTGGGGAGAGACGGGGGACAGGCGGCCGAGGCGGTGAACTGTTCGGTCCTGCTCCTGTCCCGTCTCGCAGCGTATTCACCGCTCACACTCAAAGCGGTACTTCAGCAGCTGGTCGAGGGAGCGCTGCATAGAGGCAACGCCGGCCTGTTTGGAGGGCAGATCGCAGACATGTCTGGTGCCCCTTTGCCTTCCCCAGCTTTGTCTCCTGACATTGGAGCATCTTTGCTGGATATCAACTGTCGGTTCGGTACCACCGTCAACTTTTCTGGCAGCGTGTGGTCTGTGTTTCATGCCGGGGTGATTGGCAAGGGGCTGAAGGTCCGCACTGAGATACAGCTGCCTGACCCGTCGGGGGTCATGCAG AACGTCCAGACTCTGCTGACCGTTGTAGTCCAGTGTTGCAGCTCCTCTGGTCTCAACGGCTCCATCAACGGCTCACGACCACCGTCTGACCCCGACGAGCCGCTGCCCATCAACGCCGAGGCAGCCAAGGTTATTGCAGTTACAATGGTGGAAAACGTCTGTCCCGATGTGGCCAACGGTGAGCTGTCCTGGCCGCCAGAAGAGCACGCCCGCACCACGGTGGAGCGAGACATCTACATCCGGCGTTGCTTCGAGGCCCACCCGGTGCTCTTCCCCCTGCTTCAGGTGGTGGCAGCCGGACGCCCGGCTCTCTGCTACTGCTCAGCTGTGCTCAGGGGCCTCCTGGCCACTCTGCTGGCCCACTGGGAGTCGTCCCGCGAGGCGTTGTCCACAGACTCCCCGTGGCACCTCCAGGCCTCCTGCACcctggtgtcctgcatgggagAGGGCCAGCTCCTGCCTCCTGTGCTGGCCAACGTCCACGAAGCCTTCCCCCACCTCACTCCCTTCGAGGTGCGGCTGCTGCTCCTGGCTGTGTGGGAGTACGTGAGAGGCAACGGGCCCATGCCCCAGAAGTTTGTCTTCAGCTCAGAGAAGGGGCTGTTCTGCAGGGATTTCTCACGGGACGGTGACGTGGCGAGATACGTGGCACCGATTCACAGCGTCCTGCATAAAAACATTGATAGATTGGGACATCTGTGCTGGCGGTTCCAGCTCTAA